The sequence AAAGCAATAGCATTTGAAAGAAATTTTCAAAAGATAGCAAAAAACAGCAAAAGTAATCATTTTGTCTACTTTTAAAAGCAAGTAAAATTAGGCTTGATTTTGCTATGGTAGATTTTTTTGAAAGTGAAAGAAACTGATAGAATTTGTGAAGTGTTTTTGTTTGAGATAGGCAAAAAAAGAGCATGATATAGAAGTCAGAAAATCTAAGATTTTTACTTCTTATCACACTCTTTTTAGCATTAAAATGTATGAAACTGCCAGCTCTAAATAAGAAAATGAGCTTTTTACGTCAACTTTAAGCTTCTTCTTCTTTTTCTGCTAGTATCCTTGCTTTTTGGATAGTGTAGAAATAAAGAACAATAAAAGCAATTTGAATAACTAATGAAAAAACGGTAAATGTTCCAAAGATAAGGCTATAGATAATGTCAAACGTTTTAATACCAATACCCAGATAGTAGGGAATAAAGCTGATAGTTTGTTGCTTTTTAATTTTGATAAATTAAGAAAACAAAAGACAGCAATTGTAGCAGCAATAATAATTGCCAAAATAGAAATCATGATAGATAATGGTGTAATATTTTGTTTAAATGCCGCTAGTTGTTTTGCTGTTAGGTTAAATTGATCAATGGTTCCATTTTTTATTGCCTGTTGTATGGAAACAATGCCAAGCAACCCCCAAAGTCCCAAGACAAAGGTTAAAATATTAAGAACAGCGATAGCAATAGTGCTGCTTTTAAAAGCTCGGGCTGTTTTTTCGTATGATATCATGTAAACCTCCAAAATAAGCTTGTATTAATAGACATAAGCTTATTTTAACATAAACTAAAGGAGATGAAAATAGGTAAGGAAGAATATCTTTGTTATTATTTCTTAAAAAATAAGTCAATGTCAGCTTGAGATAAGCCAATCATAGGATCAATGGTTAAGATATTTCTTTCTGTCAAAATAAAATCTTTCTTTAACATAGCCGCATTTTCTTTTACCCTTTGTTTATTTTTATCGAGGTTATGGTAGTCGCTGCATTCCTCTTTCTTAAAGCGTTCAATAAGATAAGTTTTTCTTTTCGTTCCTTCATTTCTGATGGCGTCATCAAAGGCTGCAATTTCTCCCAACATGACAAGTTTGCTTTTTGAGCGTGTGATAGCTGTATAAATGAGATTGCGTTGCAAGAGTCTGCCGCTTTGGCGTGTGACAGGAAGAATAACTACTTTAAATTCACTGCCTTGAGATTTGTGGATACTCATAGCATAGGCGAGTGTTATTTTCAACCATTCATTGCGAGGATAGGAAATCTCAGTTCCATCAAAATCCAGGATCAGTTCATCTTGTTTGGACTCTGTATATTTTGCGGGAATAAGATCAGTAATGTAACCAATGTCACCATTAAAGACATTGATTTGTGCATCGTTGACAAGATGGAGCACTTTATCGCCCTTGCGAAAATGAAGATCATTGAATTGAAATTCTAATTGATCATTTAAGGGGTTGAGCAAATCTTGCATCAGTTTATTAAGATGCGTAATCCCTGCTAGTCCACGATACATAGGTGCTAAAATCTGCACTTCCTGAGCATTTATACCACTTTTAAGGGCAGAACTGACGATCTTTTCAATCATTTGCGGAATATGATTGCTCTGTGCTTCAAAATAAGAACGGTCGGCTTTTTTAGCTGTGAAATCTGCTGGAAGGCGGCCTTGGCGGATCTGGCTGGCAAGCATGACAATAGTTGAGTCTTCAGATTGTCTGAATATTTTAGTTAAAGAAACTTGCGGTAATCTATTTATTTTTAGTAAATCAGCCAAAACTTGACCCGGACCGACGGATGGGAGCTGATCACTATCACCAACAATAATAACTTGTGTATTTGAAGCAATAGCACTAAACAATTGATTAGCCAGCCAAGTATCAACCATAGAAAACTCATCAATAATAATGAGATCGCAATCCAGATAATCATCAAGCGCCTGATATTCACTATCACCATTAAGTCCCAAATGCCGGTGAATGGTAGCACTAGGTAAACCTGTTAGTTCATTCATCCGTCTAGCAGCACGGCCAGTCGGGGCAGCCAGAATAATAGGCAGGTCACTTTTTTGCAGATCAATTTGATGCAAATTAGCATAAGCTTTAATAATTCCATTGATGACAGTCGTTTTTCCGGTTCCTGGACCGCCTGTTAAAAGGAAAACCTTGCTTTGAATAGCTTTTTGGATGGCATCTTTTTGTGCTTTGTCATAGTTAATTTTAAATTCTGCTTGAATATGTTTAATTTCAGCTTGAATATCTTGGCTATTGCTCTCTTTTTCAAGTGTTCTATCCATAATACGGGTGAGATGCTTATGAATGCCTGATTCGGCATAAAAAAGCGTATTATCAAAGATTTTAGTGCCAATATGTTGTACCTTGTCTTCGGAGATTAATTGTGTCAGTTCCTGAGCAACTTGACTGGGATCCAGTTCGACTTGTCTTGCCTCTTCAAGAATAAAAAGAGATTTTTCGAGTAATTCTTTGGCTTCAATATAGGTGTCCCCTTTGTCAATAGAGGTTTCTAAAAGAGTGTGGACAAGAGCAGCACGAAAACGCTGAGGAGCATTGCTGTTAATACCTACTTGTTCTGCTAACTTGTCAGCCATTTTGAAGCCAATGCCTTGAATATCCTCAACCAATTGATAAGGATTTTCAGTGATAATAGTCAAACTGTCTTCTTTATAATGTTCAAAAATTTGAACAGCTGTTTTGTTATTTAAACCATATTCCGCTAATTTTGCTAGAATTTGTTCAGCACCGTAGTTAAGACGAAGTTTACTAACCAAATTTTCTCTATTAGCCTTAGAAAGTCCAGTAATGCTTTCTAACTTATCAGGATCTTCCAGAATATTATCAATAGGGTCATCACCGTATAACTGAATGATTTTTTCGGCTGTTTTTTTCCCAATTCCCTTGAAATGCTGACTGGAAAAATACTTAATCAGACCAGCAGAAGAGGGTTTAGCACGCTGATATCTTTCCACTTTTAACTGCTGTCCATATTTAGGATGCTGGGTCAATTCACCCCAAAAAGTATAATTTTCCCCTTCAATAACATCAGCAATAGTCCCCGTCACAATAATTTCAAAATCATCAAAATCGCTGTCAGTATCGTCAATTTCCAGAAGAATAATTTTAAAAAAATTGCTGGCATTTTCAAAAATAACACGGTCAATGGTGCCTGAAAAGTAATAGGTCATAATATTTCCTTATTAAAAATCGGAAGCGGAACAAGTTCAAAAGATTTCTGATCTATATTCCACTCCCGTTAGAGATAAAAGCTTTTTATTTATTTGAAATGAAACGAATAGCGTTTAAAGGCCAAAAGCGGAATTTAACTTCACCGACAATCTTGTTTTAGCAAAAGTTCCAACATGGCGGCTGTCTTTAGAGACAATGCGATCATCACCTAAAAGCAG comes from Streptococcus troglodytae and encodes:
- the recD2 gene encoding SF1B family DNA helicase RecD2, which gives rise to MTYYFSGTIDRVIFENASNFFKIILLEIDDTDSDFDDFEIIVTGTIADVIEGENYTFWGELTQHPKYGQQLKVERYQRAKPSSAGLIKYFSSQHFKGIGKKTAEKIIQLYGDDPIDNILEDPDKLESITGLSKANRENLVSKLRLNYGAEQILAKLAEYGLNNKTAVQIFEHYKEDSLTIITENPYQLVEDIQGIGFKMADKLAEQVGINSNAPQRFRAALVHTLLETSIDKGDTYIEAKELLEKSLFILEEARQVELDPSQVAQELTQLISEDKVQHIGTKIFDNTLFYAESGIHKHLTRIMDRTLEKESNSQDIQAEIKHIQAEFKINYDKAQKDAIQKAIQSKVFLLTGGPGTGKTTVINGIIKAYANLHQIDLQKSDLPIILAAPTGRAARRMNELTGLPSATIHRHLGLNGDSEYQALDDYLDCDLIIIDEFSMVDTWLANQLFSAIASNTQVIIVGDSDQLPSVGPGQVLADLLKINRLPQVSLTKIFRQSEDSTIVMLASQIRQGRLPADFTAKKADRSYFEAQSNHIPQMIEKIVSSALKSGINAQEVQILAPMYRGLAGITHLNKLMQDLLNPLNDQLEFQFNDLHFRKGDKVLHLVNDAQINVFNGDIGYITDLIPAKYTESKQDELILDFDGTEISYPRNEWLKITLAYAMSIHKSQGSEFKVVILPVTRQSGRLLQRNLIYTAITRSKSKLVMLGEIAAFDDAIRNEGTKRKTYLIERFKKEECSDYHNLDKNKQRVKENAAMLKKDFILTERNILTIDPMIGLSQADIDLFFKK